One window from the genome of Halomicrobium zhouii encodes:
- a CDS encoding NAD-dependent epimerase/dehydratase family protein → MTDTIVVTGALGGSGSWIVDALRADHDVVAVDLTLPESTDVDGVSFQALDLTDQGAVWETVLDADPSAVVHFGNIPHEENNPGGDVYENNALSTFHALEAAGRAGADVVWASSETVYGTHWPEPTLPEYLPVDEEHPVEPWNGYEMSKLAGEAAAERVTNRFGVSVASIRPSWIQYPGRYAITPFREDFDLESADRFGNLWSYIDIRDVVSLVEAALDADFEDHEVFNAFGPDNFLGVDTATAIEAGYGDLPSECDLSGEESAYSTEKAAKLLGWEPEHSWKTAEDEEIAGPSFV, encoded by the coding sequence GTGACCGACACTATCGTCGTTACCGGTGCGCTCGGTGGATCGGGGAGCTGGATCGTCGACGCACTCAGGGCGGACCACGACGTCGTCGCGGTCGACCTGACGCTGCCGGAGAGCACCGACGTCGACGGCGTCAGCTTCCAGGCCCTCGACCTGACCGACCAGGGCGCTGTCTGGGAGACGGTCCTCGACGCCGATCCGAGCGCCGTCGTCCACTTCGGCAACATCCCCCACGAGGAGAACAATCCCGGCGGGGACGTCTACGAGAACAACGCGCTGAGTACGTTCCACGCGCTCGAAGCCGCGGGACGGGCCGGCGCGGACGTCGTCTGGGCCTCCAGCGAGACGGTGTACGGGACCCACTGGCCGGAGCCGACGCTGCCCGAGTACCTCCCAGTCGACGAGGAGCACCCGGTCGAGCCCTGGAACGGCTACGAGATGTCGAAGCTGGCCGGTGAGGCGGCCGCCGAGCGCGTGACCAACCGGTTCGGCGTCTCCGTGGCCTCGATCCGGCCGTCGTGGATCCAGTACCCTGGCCGGTACGCGATAACGCCCTTCCGGGAGGACTTCGACCTCGAGAGCGCCGACCGGTTCGGCAATCTCTGGTCGTACATCGACATCCGGGACGTCGTTTCGCTCGTCGAGGCCGCCCTCGACGCCGACTTCGAGGACCACGAGGTGTTCAACGCCTTCGGCCCGGACAACTTCCTGGGCGTGGACACCGCGACGGCCATCGAAGCCGGCTACGGCGACCTGCCCAGTGAGTGCGACCTCTCCGGCGAGGAGTCGGCCTACTCGACGGAGAAGGCCGCGAAACTGCTCGGCTGGGAGCCCGAACACTCCTGGAAGACCGCCGAAGACGAGGAGATAGCGGGCCCGTCGTTCGTCTGA
- a CDS encoding SDR family NAD(P)-dependent oxidoreductase produces MPLDYTHTPVGADGKTVVAVGATSGIGRAIALGFAEEGADVVATSRSEARVERTATELRERGAETIEVTCDVTVRDDLVDLRDAVFEAFGGVDVLVYAPSYIARESVLDVSEEQWDDVVDVHLKGAHQATQLFAREMDEGAIVHVASASAKTAIPNLAAYSVAKGGLDTLVRVAADELGPEIRVNAVRPGFVRSEQTEGTYTEGEPRFETIRQRTTGERLGKPEEIVGAAVYLASDAASYTTGEILTVDDGFIAATFEE; encoded by the coding sequence GTGCCACTCGATTACACCCACACACCTGTCGGAGCGGACGGCAAGACGGTCGTCGCGGTCGGTGCGACCAGCGGCATCGGTCGCGCCATCGCGCTCGGGTTCGCAGAGGAGGGCGCCGACGTCGTCGCCACCTCCCGGTCCGAGGCCCGCGTGGAACGGACGGCGACAGAGCTCAGGGAGCGAGGCGCCGAGACTATCGAGGTGACCTGCGACGTCACGGTTCGGGACGACCTGGTCGACCTGCGCGACGCCGTCTTCGAGGCCTTCGGCGGCGTCGACGTGCTGGTGTACGCACCGAGCTACATCGCCCGCGAGTCGGTCCTCGACGTCTCCGAAGAGCAGTGGGACGACGTCGTCGACGTCCACCTCAAGGGGGCCCACCAGGCCACCCAGCTATTCGCCCGCGAGATGGACGAGGGGGCCATCGTCCACGTGGCGTCGGCCTCCGCGAAGACGGCCATCCCGAACCTGGCAGCCTACTCCGTGGCGAAGGGCGGCCTCGACACGCTCGTCCGCGTCGCCGCGGACGAACTCGGTCCGGAGATACGGGTGAACGCCGTCCGACCCGGATTCGTCCGCAGCGAGCAGACCGAGGGGACCTACACCGAGGGGGAACCCCGTTTCGAGACGATTCGCCAGCGGACGACCGGCGAACGGCTCGGGAAGCCCGAAGAGATCGTCGGCGCAGCGGTCTACCTCGCGAGCGACGCGGCGAGCTACACGACCGGCGAGATACTCACCGTCGACGACGGGTTCATCGCAGCGACGTTCGAGGAGTGA
- a CDS encoding aldo/keto reductase — METRPLGETGHDSTVMTFGTIALNWLEQEGADQMVELVLDHGVNHFDVAPTYGDAELKLGPKLRQYRDDIFLGCKTQERGYEGTKRKMQASLDRLGVDTIDLYQVHGLEYEEELDRITADDGALAAIREAKADGVIDHIGLTSHGNPQLILDAIDRIDDLETLMFPLNPVVAGKDDEDHDYQAVLDRANEEGIGTLVIKAFAKGPWPSTDELAERDRPYANWYEPVDTPEETRERFDFAASQDVTTVVNPGDPKLVAMTLDAASRYETMDEAAQRSLVEGARHDDSPVPEQLHH, encoded by the coding sequence ATGGAAACGCGTCCACTGGGCGAAACCGGCCACGACAGCACCGTCATGACGTTCGGGACCATCGCGCTGAACTGGCTCGAACAGGAGGGAGCCGACCAGATGGTCGAGCTCGTCCTCGACCACGGCGTCAACCACTTCGACGTCGCGCCGACGTACGGTGACGCGGAACTGAAACTGGGGCCGAAGCTCCGCCAGTACCGCGACGACATCTTCCTCGGCTGCAAGACCCAGGAGCGAGGGTACGAGGGAACGAAGCGGAAGATGCAGGCCTCCCTCGACCGCCTCGGCGTCGACACCATCGACCTCTATCAGGTCCACGGCCTGGAGTACGAGGAGGAACTCGACCGCATCACGGCCGACGACGGCGCACTCGCGGCCATCCGCGAGGCGAAGGCAGACGGCGTCATCGACCACATCGGCCTCACCAGCCACGGGAACCCACAGCTCATCCTCGACGCCATCGACCGCATCGACGACCTGGAGACGCTGATGTTCCCGCTCAACCCCGTCGTCGCCGGCAAGGACGACGAGGACCACGACTACCAGGCCGTGCTCGACCGCGCCAACGAGGAGGGCATCGGCACGCTCGTCATCAAGGCCTTCGCGAAGGGGCCGTGGCCGTCGACCGACGAACTCGCAGAGCGTGACCGGCCGTACGCGAACTGGTACGAGCCGGTCGACACGCCCGAGGAGACCCGCGAACGCTTCGACTTCGCGGCCTCGCAGGACGTGACGACCGTCGTCAACCCTGGCGACCCGAAGCTCGTCGCGATGACCCTCGACGCGGCAAGCCGGTACGAGACGATGGACGAGGCCGCCCAGCGCTCGCTCGTCGAGGGCGCGCGCCACGACGACAGCCCCGTCCCCGAACAGCTCCACCACTGA
- a CDS encoding aldo/keto reductase — MEYVRLGTTGLEVSPICFGTWRFGLEHEDSGVMETDREAAHELLDAVEERGGNFIDTANGYGEGRSEQWIGEWLADRDREDFVIASKCYWSQVSRFQENLSRKNVRAEVEGSLDRLGTDYLDVLYLHRFDDGTPIERTLRTLDDLVSEGKVHYIGISTCDAWKLTKGLWKADVNNYEAFTVTQPEYSAVYRDPIVDDLDQPPMHKEPIAEYLDVCEDQDLAVCPYSPLHGGFLTGKYERVDGEIQAPDGSRAEIDEKFESDYVAEAAWNILEEVRAVADEVDASPAQVSLRWLMDHERFTCVPIVGARTVDQLDENFGAVDVSLSEDQWARIDDAIDV, encoded by the coding sequence ATGGAGTACGTCAGACTCGGCACGACCGGACTGGAAGTCTCACCGATCTGTTTCGGCACCTGGCGGTTCGGCCTGGAACACGAGGACAGCGGCGTGATGGAGACGGACCGCGAGGCGGCCCACGAGCTGCTCGACGCGGTCGAGGAGCGCGGCGGGAACTTCATCGACACCGCGAACGGCTACGGCGAGGGCCGCAGCGAGCAGTGGATCGGCGAGTGGCTGGCCGACCGCGACCGCGAGGACTTCGTGATCGCCTCGAAGTGTTACTGGTCGCAGGTCTCGCGCTTCCAGGAGAACCTCTCGCGCAAGAACGTCCGCGCCGAGGTCGAGGGATCCCTCGATCGGCTCGGGACGGACTACCTGGACGTCCTCTACCTGCACCGCTTCGACGACGGGACGCCCATCGAGCGCACGCTCCGCACGCTCGACGACCTCGTTTCGGAAGGCAAAGTCCACTACATCGGTATCTCGACGTGTGACGCGTGGAAGCTCACCAAGGGCCTGTGGAAAGCGGACGTCAACAACTACGAGGCGTTCACCGTCACCCAGCCCGAGTACTCGGCGGTGTACCGGGACCCCATCGTCGACGACCTGGACCAGCCTCCCATGCACAAGGAACCGATCGCGGAGTACCTCGACGTCTGCGAGGACCAGGACCTGGCTGTCTGCCCGTACTCGCCGCTCCACGGTGGCTTCCTTACGGGCAAGTACGAGCGCGTCGACGGCGAGATCCAGGCGCCCGACGGCTCGCGCGCCGAGATCGACGAGAAATTCGAATCCGACTACGTCGCCGAGGCTGCGTGGAACATCCTCGAGGAGGTCCGCGCGGTCGCCGACGAGGTCGACGCGTCGCCGGCCCAGGTGTCCCTGCGCTGGCTGATGGACCACGAGCGGTTCACCTGCGTCCCCATCGTCGGCGCTCGCACCGTCGACCAGCTGGACGAGAACTTCGGCGCAGTCGACGTGTCGCTCTCCGAGGACCAGTGGGCGCGCATCGACGACGCCATCGACGTCTGA
- a CDS encoding class I SAM-dependent methyltransferase: MDVPRTVTAALADRPVDGATCLEAGAGVGKTTAGLLADGADRIYAVTNDAEHARTVQDRVGRDHVDRVAVVEADLVATPIASDSVEIITAHGLCNVLPLATLDAVLEELTRVAAPGCHLVVDDYEPLPEDAAMGDLFAVENAASELARGRSALTFYPATTLRRVIVGHGWEFDRERTLLDPVPWTANHVAAHANAARASARTLPDGMGAPLLTEIDRLVDEIGEESTGTMYSLAFRLPG; this comes from the coding sequence ATGGACGTCCCACGGACGGTGACGGCGGCGCTCGCTGACCGGCCCGTCGACGGGGCGACCTGTCTCGAAGCCGGCGCCGGCGTCGGGAAGACGACCGCCGGCCTGCTCGCCGACGGCGCCGACCGAATTTATGCGGTAACGAACGACGCCGAGCACGCGCGAACGGTCCAGGACCGTGTCGGACGAGACCACGTGGACCGCGTCGCAGTCGTCGAGGCCGACCTGGTCGCGACGCCGATCGCGTCTGACTCGGTCGAGATTATCACGGCCCACGGCCTGTGCAACGTCCTCCCGCTGGCCACCCTCGACGCCGTCCTCGAAGAGTTGACCCGCGTCGCCGCCCCGGGCTGTCACCTCGTCGTCGACGACTACGAGCCGCTGCCCGAGGACGCCGCGATGGGTGACCTCTTCGCCGTCGAGAACGCTGCGTCGGAACTGGCCCGGGGCCGGTCGGCGCTCACCTTCTATCCCGCGACGACGCTCCGTCGTGTCATTGTCGGCCACGGCTGGGAATTCGACCGCGAACGGACGCTGCTCGATCCGGTGCCCTGGACCGCGAACCACGTCGCGGCCCACGCGAACGCGGCCCGCGCCAGCGCCCGGACGCTGCCCGACGGCATGGGCGCACCGCTGTTGACCGAAATCGACCGCCTCGTCGACGAAATCGGCGAGGAGTCGACCGGGACGATGTACAGCCTCGCGTTCCGATTGCCCGGGTGA